ACCAGCCCGATAACCCCGAGGGTTGCAATGATCATCAACAGCGCCGTTTGCACCACATTCCATCGGGTTTCCGGCTTCAGCAGCATCCAGAGGCCCACGAGGCCAAAGTACACCCCCACCCCAATGAGGGAGAACTTCAGGAGCGCCATGCATCCATAGCCCATGCCCGCCAGCAGGGCAAAGCGCGCGGATCGGGTGCGGATGGCGCGCTCGAAGCAATAAAGCGTGCTGAGGGTGAAGGGCGTGAAGAGGGCGTCTGCGCTGGTGGCCGTAAAGAGCACGATGGAAGGGGCGAGGGCGTAACAAATCACCGCAATCAGGGCACAACGTTGTCCCGCGATGCGCTTCACCCAGCCATAGAGCGGAAAGATGGCCAGGGTGCTGAAAAGGACCGTGGCCACGGAAAGGGGCATGGGGGAACTACTGAAGAGGAACAAGGATAGAATCCAGAGCAAAGCGATCGGTCCCGGTGGATGGACCTTGGCATGCATCGAGAGGTGCTCGTGAATTTTCAGGTAGTCCCTGAATAAACCCTGTATGCTGCTCGTCTTGCCAATGTCGCCGATGTATTCGTAGGCCGTACGGCTGTAGGCCTGGTCGATGCCCCCGAAGCCGTCCCGGATCATGGCGACGGCAAATGCAAAGAGCACGGAGAACCCGAAGAGTCCCCAGAGCACCCGGCGCACCGCGCGGCGGTCCAGTGCCTCGCCCGTTTCCAGCGCGGGAAGGAGAAAACGTCGAAGGAGAAATACGCCACACGCCATAACCGTCACGACCGGCAACTGCCACCCCAACGCGGGCAGGAGCCTGCGGAGGTAGCGGCGGAACAGTTCCCCTTCGTCTCGCGCCTCAGGTATCAGCAGGAGCAACCAGACGATCACAATGATGGTGACCAGCATGGCATACGCGGGCAGGGCCTTCCCCGGAACCGGACCGCCTATGAGTCGCCAGCCGGCCACGAGCAACAGCAGCGACAAGGCAATGGCGGTCGCGAAGCCCGGCTCCGGCGCAAAAAGCGCATAAAAGGGTGTCGGGTGACCGTAGATGCCTTCCAGGCCAATAGCCCACAGTCCGCCCATGAGCAGCAGAAAGCCCGCAAGAGTGCGGGCATATACAAGGGCAAGGGCGTGCGTGGATGGCGTCGAAAAGTCGTTGGCGCGGCGGTGCATGGCCGCATTGTAGCGGAGTGCGCGGCGGGATGTAAACGCGACCGAACACATCAGAAGCAGCCAAACGTCTTTGGGCGGCCCTGGCGATTTGAGGTCGTAAATGGAACCAGGCCCGCCAAAAACGGTATACTACGTGAAGTGCAGGCACGTGCCGTCCCCCCATATTTGGTATGTCCGCGGGGGCTGAACCCGCCCCTCCCGGGGCAACGCTAGAGACCATGAAACGAAGACCCGTACGATACCGGCAAACCGGGGCCCAGCCATCGAAGCTCAGCGTCGCGCTGATGCTTTCGATCCTGCTCCATATTGCCCTTTTCGTCGTGCCGCTGACGCTGGTCTATCTGCTCAAGCGCGATCCCCCCATGGTAACCCGGATCCAGCTCGTCCAGGGGGCAGACACGGGTGCCCTCCGGCCCGATCAGGCCGCGCCCAATCCCCATCAGGGCCCGCCCCCCGAGGACAAGGCCAAAGGCACGCCGGATGCAATTCCGGATCCGGAGAAGAAGCCGGAAGAGAAGCCGAAGGAAGAACCGAAACCGAAGGAAAAACCCAAGGAAGAGCCCAAGCCCAAGGAAAAGCCGAAGGAAGAGCCGAAACCAAAGGAGAAGCCTAAGGAAGAGCCCAAACCCAAGGAAAAGCCGAAGGAAGAAGCCAAGCCGAAGGAGAAGCCCAAGGAAGAGCCCAAGCCCAAGGAAAAACCGAAGGAAGAGGCCAAGCCCAAAGAAAAGCCGAAGGCGGAAGACAAGAAGAAGACCGAGGAAAAGCCGAAGGAAAAGCCAAAGAAGCCCGTCGTGCTGGAGGAATCCGACGACAGTCCCATCGATGAGGACATGGAAGATCTTGAGTCGGTCGATACCGGCCCTGTCGGTGTGGAAGATGGCATGGAGGGCCTGGAGGAAGTTCACGTCGCGAAGAACGTGGGCGAGCTTACCCAGGGTTCCGCAGTCGAAGCGGCCGACTTTCCCTCGGCCCTGAGCTATTGGGCCACCTTGGTGAAACGCAAGGTCGACCGGGCCTGGCTTGGTAAAGTACCACCCGGACTCAGTCTGGACGCCGCCGAGATCAAGGTTCGTGTGGGCTTCTGGGTCAATCGCAACGGCGAAATTATCGACGACCCGGTCATCGTGGACGGGTCCTTCGATTTGAATCTGCGCGAGAGTTGCATACAGGCGATCAAGGAGTCCTT
The nucleotide sequence above comes from Candidatus Hydrogenedentota bacterium. Encoded proteins:
- a CDS encoding glycosyltransferase family 39 protein, which encodes MCSVAFTSRRALRYNAAMHRRANDFSTPSTHALALVYARTLAGFLLLMGGLWAIGLEGIYGHPTPFYALFAPEPGFATAIALSLLLLVAGWRLIGGPVPGKALPAYAMLVTIIVIVWLLLLIPEARDEGELFRRYLRRLLPALGWQLPVVTVMACGVFLLRRFLLPALETGEALDRRAVRRVLWGLFGFSVLFAFAVAMIRDGFGGIDQAYSRTAYEYIGDIGKTSSIQGLFRDYLKIHEHLSMHAKVHPPGPIALLWILSLFLFSSSPMPLSVATVLFSTLAIFPLYGWVKRIAGQRCALIAVICYALAPSIVLFTATSADALFTPFTLSTLYCFERAIRTRSARFALLAGMGYGCMALLKFSLIGVGVYFGLVGLWMLLKPETRWNVVQTALLMIIATLGVIGLVYWWSSFNIIETFHVAKTQFDTDQRHLDELTPRLPAWTYRFLNPLCWFYFGGIPLSLLAIREVIRGEKARRATWIIVVLTLLALNLLYLARGEGERSAMYMIPFMVLPAACHLERGITSGKSGGALWVTALFLMFQCWFTETFFYTYW
- a CDS encoding TonB C-terminal domain-containing protein produces the protein MKRRPVRYRQTGAQPSKLSVALMLSILLHIALFVVPLTLVYLLKRDPPMVTRIQLVQGADTGALRPDQAAPNPHQGPPPEDKAKGTPDAIPDPEKKPEEKPKEEPKPKEKPKEEPKPKEKPKEEPKPKEKPKEEPKPKEKPKEEAKPKEKPKEEPKPKEKPKEEAKPKEKPKAEDKKKTEEKPKEKPKKPVVLEESDDSPIDEDMEDLESVDTGPVGVEDGMEGLEEVHVAKNVGELTQGSAVEAADFPSALSYWATLVKRKVDRAWLGKVPPGLSLDAAEIKVRVGFWVNRNGEIIDDPVIVDGSFDLNLRESCIQAIKESLPLPPFPDTFTEAEQYITYVFTLTR